A genomic segment from Triticum dicoccoides isolate Atlit2015 ecotype Zavitan chromosome 1A, WEW_v2.0, whole genome shotgun sequence encodes:
- the LOC119356560 gene encoding uncharacterized protein LOC119356560 has protein sequence MTIGRKESRLAVAIKPAPAARNTTAADGTYDGYIRGVSDLPPAIPNNEDRPIIRPIGKTHWKDIPVVRKGRRPSSVLTCLLKSNHPGILDYDGAKVVATEWEHYHAVKDTNGHSVADKIEDAFWLRYKYEDAYSEKAKQHVRRCCKALLPSIFYYARIQAIIDHFRKTENTNMNDKLAGQYYLDRAQYLVQR, from the exons ATGACAATTGGAAGAAAAGAATCGCGACTTGCTGTAGCGATCAAACCAGCGCCTGCTGCTCGAAACACTACTGCTGCTGATGGCACTTATGATGGGTACATAAGAGGAGTTTCAGATCTTCCTCCTGCTATTCCAAATAATGAAGATCGTCCAATCATTCGACCTATTGGCAAGAC GCATTGGAAGGACATTCCTGTTGTTCGAAAGGGCAGAAGACCATCAAGTGTATTGACATGCCTTCTGAAAAGTAACCATCCCGGTATTCTGGATTATGATGGTGCGAAGGTGGTTGCGACGGAGTGGGAGCATTATCATGCGGTGAAGGACACGAATGGTCATTCTGTTGCAGACAAAATTGAAGATGCTTTTTGG CTAAGGTACAAGTATGAAGATGCATACTCAGAGAAGGCAAAGCAACATGTTCGAAGATGTTGCAAGGCACTTTTGCCAAGTATATTTTACTATGCAAGAATCCAAGCCATAATTGATCATTTTCGAAAAACTGAGAACACTAACATGAATGACAAGCTTGCTGGGCAATACTATTTGGATAGAGCTCAGTATTTGGTGCAAAGATAA
- the LOC119348680 gene encoding uncharacterized protein LOC119348680: MYKYCNEIQKFLQTLATKQGVPIGEIPLPPVPPPFRSLSPPGSPQQSTIQILENSEESPALCAQQETNPSSINKHVTAASVPVVDDEGMFGGFFSQSGTGTLSLSLLSSQLVP, translated from the exons ATGTACAAGTACTGCAATGAGATACAAAAGTTTCTTCAG ACTTTGGCAACTAAGCAAGGAGTGCCTATTGGAGAAATACCACTGCCGCCGGTTCCACCTCCTTTTCGTTCGCTTTCTCCTCCTGGATCTCCGCAACAATCTACCATCCAA ATTCTAGAAAATAGCGAAGAATCGCCAGCTTTGTGTGCTCAACAAGAAACAAATCCTAGCTCTATTAAT AAACATGTTACTGCTGCAAGTGTTCCTGTTGTAGACGATGAAGGGATGTTTGGGGGATTTTTCAGTCAGTCTGGAACCGGTACACTAAGCCTATCGCTATTGAGCAGTCAGTTggttccttga